In Shewanella sp. GD04112, the sequence ACCGTGCAGCGCGATACCTGTTTTGAGTTATTGAACCAAATTCCCGGTGTGAGCGTGAAAAAGCCCAAGGGCGCACTGTACGCCTTCCCCAAATTGGACATGAAAAAGTTCAACCTCAGGGATGATGAACGCTTAGTACTCGATTTACTCAGGGATAAAAAAATCCTTCTCGTGCACGGCAGCGCCTTTAACTGGCCAGAGCCAGATCACTTAAGAGTCGTATTTTTACCCTATAAGGAAGATTTGACTAAAGCATTGACAGAGTTTGGCAATTTCCTCGAGACCTACAAACAATAATGTTTTAGTCTCACCGCCAAGATGACCATTAGGTTAACCTCGACTAAAGCGATCCTCTGGGTCGCTTTATTTTTTGCAGTGCGTAAAAACTCTTCAATCATTCCACTCACTTATCCTCTTGCCTGTGTTAGGCTAAAGCTTCATCGCCGTACTTTTTATGCAGTATTTTAAAGCCGTATTTTTAAGCCACGCTTCTCGCCGATATATCTCGAGTTGAGTGTTATGCGGTCCGGCATTCATATAAAGGAGCATTATGAGTCATTTATTTGCCCACCTCGCCCGAATGAAACTTATCCAGCGCTGGCCCTTAATGTACAACGTGCGCACCGAAAACGTTCAAGAGCATTCATTGCAAGTTGCCATGGTGGCCCATGCCCTCGTGATTATCAGTAATAAGAAATTTGGCACCACGCTCGATGCCCATCAGGCGACCAGTTTAGCGATTTTCCATGATGCCAGTGAGATTTTAACTGGCGACTTACCGACTCCGGTAAAGTACTTTAATAAAGAAATCGAAGCCGAGTATAAGAAGATTGAGGCCATTGCCGAGCAACGCATGCTCGATATGGTACCCGATGAATTTAAAGAGGATTATCGCAGCCTGTTTATTAGCGATTACGCCGATCCGATTTACAAAGCCATAGTCAAATCCGCCGATACCCTGTGCGCTTACCTTAAATGTCTAGAGGAAAACCGCGCTGGCAACACCGAATTTAATACCGCGCGTAAACGACTCGAAGCCATGCTGGCGGCCAATCCCGATCCGGCGGTGAAATATTTTATGGATTGCTTTGTGCCAAGTTTCACCTTGAATTTAGACGAAATTAACAAGATGTTGTGATGTATCACTCTCGCTAGGAATGCATATGAGCTCAAGTGTTTGGCAAGAACGCCGCCATGGCGAAGATAAACAAAGACGTAATGATCATCGAAGCCCTTTCCAAAGGGACAGAGCAAGGATCCTCCACTCCGCCGCCTTTCGCCGCCTACAGGCCAAAACCCAAGTGCTTGGGGTGGGCATGAATGACTTTTATCGCACGCGCTTAACCCATTCACTCGAAGTGTCTCAAATCGGCACCGGCATTGCGGCGCAGCTTAGCCGCAAGTATCCCGAGCATAAGCCCTTATTAGGCTCGATGAGCCTGCTCGAATCCCTCTGTCTAGCCCATGATATTGGCCATCCGCCCTTTGGTCACGGCGGTGAAGTCGCGCTCAACTATATGATGCGCCACCACGGCGGCTTTGAAGGCAATGGCCAGACGTTTCGTATTCTCTCGAAACTCGAGCCCTACACCTTAGATTTTGGGATGAACCTATGCCGCCGAACTATGCTCGGCATTTTAAAATATCCCGCACCGCAGTCACTGCTGTTTGTGGCAGGTTCGCATCCTGAAATCACCAATCACAGACAGCTTAAACCATCACAATGGCCGCCTGTTAAAGGCATATTCGACGATGATAGCGACATTTTCGATTGGGTACTGGAACCGTTATCCGTTGCCGATAGAGCGCGCTTTACCTCAGTTCAGCAGAGCCTGCAGCCAAACTACCCGCATCTACGTACTCAGTTTAAATCCTTCGATTGCTCGATTATGGAACTGGCAGACGACATCGCCTACGCGGTGCACGATCTTGAAGATGCCATTGTCATGGGTATAGTCACCGCCTCGCAATGGCAACAGGATGTGGCGCCGACACTTAAGCACAGTGGCGATCCTTGGATCCGCCAGGAGCTTGCCGATATTGGCACTAAGCTCTTCTCCCATGAACATCATCTGCGAAAGGATGCCATCGGTACCTTAGTAAATGGTTTTGTCACCGCCATTATCATCAACGACGATCCGGCTTTCGAGGAACCGTTGCTGCGGTTTAATGCCAGCCTCGAACCCGAATTTGCTAATGCGCTCAATGTGCTAAAGCAGTTAGTGTTTAAATACGTTATCCGTAAACCTGAGATCCAGATGCTGGAATACAAGGGCCAACAAATTGTAATGGGGCTCTTTGA encodes:
- the yfbR gene encoding 5'-deoxynucleotidase; the protein is MSHLFAHLARMKLIQRWPLMYNVRTENVQEHSLQVAMVAHALVIISNKKFGTTLDAHQATSLAIFHDASEILTGDLPTPVKYFNKEIEAEYKKIEAIAEQRMLDMVPDEFKEDYRSLFISDYADPIYKAIVKSADTLCAYLKCLEENRAGNTEFNTARKRLEAMLAANPDPAVKYFMDCFVPSFTLNLDEINKML
- a CDS encoding anti-phage deoxyguanosine triphosphatase codes for the protein MSSSVWQERRHGEDKQRRNDHRSPFQRDRARILHSAAFRRLQAKTQVLGVGMNDFYRTRLTHSLEVSQIGTGIAAQLSRKYPEHKPLLGSMSLLESLCLAHDIGHPPFGHGGEVALNYMMRHHGGFEGNGQTFRILSKLEPYTLDFGMNLCRRTMLGILKYPAPQSLLFVAGSHPEITNHRQLKPSQWPPVKGIFDDDSDIFDWVLEPLSVADRARFTSVQQSLQPNYPHLRTQFKSFDCSIMELADDIAYAVHDLEDAIVMGIVTASQWQQDVAPTLKHSGDPWIRQELADIGTKLFSHEHHLRKDAIGTLVNGFVTAIIINDDPAFEEPLLRFNASLEPEFANALNVLKQLVFKYVIRKPEIQMLEYKGQQIVMGLFEAFASDPERLLPLNTQERWRTSEQQGQNSHRVLADYISGMTDEFAGRLYQQLFSPKAGSNVELSKEM